The following coding sequences are from one Streptomyces sp. NBC_00536 window:
- the pglZ gene encoding BREX-2 system phosphatase PglZ, with amino-acid sequence MSVASPTVAVRLNLATVTQYLSSQSSLTGSLGGSGRRRAVLLRSAPQWEGPAEPAWGDGLTARIAPAPSPLAVHELLLDHLDGKAPGPAVLVVLTDREQNELDPAILARAHKKRVDTVDSWDVVRDAFRAQQVDPRLKESNWAAEALLDATPPKGGGWPPVAGGMLSRRTALSSLALRRLRLGRYDNESESTGRAPSGDTLDTHTLFGWSLSAGGPELLLKLRRPERAGLAAFLGEEDQAGLAGRALLALVEADHGADAVAFGLVCAALWVHCEADSAAYTARGRAERWFGEQPLAKGEELDLLVSRFGLAAEEYVSALLTSAARGPGGDSEAVREARRLSDTVLDRASVLVRQFGAEDAAEASSLLAAGLEARFAAVGRALAAGQPLVVSEAVHALGEHRRADGLEARARVERARMGQRLAQWLAGDPAVTSDTLADALQRHIAETGWVDRALEHVEAGGDPDPALKSAYDKLGEQVRRKRREIDGDFARALAGWTSAGTQPGSMLTVETFLDRVVKPVVRSGTDRRVLLLVLDGMSAPIASELGEELRASWAEFDPLDEGAPRRRAMAAALPTLTTVCRTSLFAGRLTKGTQAEEKKLFPAHAFWGGAPAAVFHKDELRAEGSGDTFGPALTEALGDGRTHVAVVLNTIDDRLAKEQKLGDGAWRLDEIGRLRDLLRVAAAQGMAVILTSDHGHVVDRRGVKVDAAAPDSARHRAPGGALAEAEVALSGPRVIWPEAGGSIVALWDADSRYTALKAGYHGGASLREFTIPVLAFLPFGATPPGSWRELGDQRPAWWFLDGQEPSHAALPAPASPAPLERHSRQRPTKAQAELAQTHDSLFDVALVPAGEDEQALLTPTLVSPDDALVAALFTAEAFNDQVGLLARKPPMDKVERAVRALLDAGGTLPVTAVAQRVDYPAARADGFAAVLRQLLNYDGVQVLETLPDGRTLRLNSALLRMQFDLG; translated from the coding sequence ATGAGTGTCGCCTCCCCCACCGTCGCCGTCAGACTGAACCTCGCGACCGTCACCCAGTACCTGTCCTCCCAGAGCTCCCTCACCGGTTCCCTGGGTGGGAGCGGCCGGCGCCGTGCCGTGCTGCTTCGCTCGGCTCCCCAGTGGGAGGGTCCGGCCGAGCCCGCGTGGGGCGACGGGCTGACCGCGCGCATCGCACCCGCGCCCTCACCGCTGGCCGTGCACGAGCTGCTGCTCGACCACCTCGACGGCAAGGCGCCCGGACCGGCCGTACTCGTCGTGCTGACCGACCGCGAGCAGAACGAGCTCGACCCCGCCATCCTGGCCCGGGCGCACAAGAAGCGCGTGGACACGGTCGACAGCTGGGACGTCGTCCGCGACGCGTTCCGTGCCCAGCAGGTCGATCCCCGGCTCAAGGAATCCAACTGGGCCGCGGAGGCCCTCCTCGACGCCACACCGCCCAAGGGCGGGGGCTGGCCGCCCGTCGCGGGCGGCATGCTCTCCCGGCGCACCGCCCTGTCCTCCCTGGCCCTGCGCCGGCTGCGGCTCGGCAGGTACGACAACGAATCGGAGTCCACGGGCAGGGCGCCGAGCGGTGACACCTTGGACACGCACACGCTGTTCGGCTGGTCCCTGTCGGCCGGCGGACCCGAACTCCTGCTGAAGCTGCGCCGGCCGGAGCGGGCCGGGCTGGCCGCGTTCCTCGGCGAGGAGGACCAGGCCGGTCTCGCCGGACGGGCGCTCCTCGCGCTCGTCGAAGCCGACCACGGCGCGGATGCGGTGGCCTTCGGGCTCGTCTGTGCAGCGTTGTGGGTCCACTGCGAGGCGGACTCCGCCGCCTACACGGCCCGGGGCCGAGCCGAACGGTGGTTCGGCGAGCAGCCCCTCGCCAAGGGTGAGGAGCTCGACCTCCTCGTGTCCCGGTTCGGGCTCGCCGCCGAGGAGTACGTATCCGCACTGCTCACCTCTGCGGCCCGTGGTCCCGGCGGTGACTCGGAGGCCGTGCGCGAGGCCCGGCGGCTCAGTGACACCGTCCTGGACCGGGCGTCCGTACTAGTCCGCCAGTTCGGTGCGGAAGACGCTGCCGAAGCCAGCTCGCTGCTCGCGGCGGGCCTGGAAGCACGCTTTGCGGCAGTGGGCCGCGCCCTTGCCGCGGGGCAGCCCCTCGTCGTCTCGGAAGCCGTACACGCCTTGGGCGAGCACCGGCGGGCCGACGGGCTCGAGGCCCGGGCCCGGGTGGAACGGGCCCGGATGGGCCAGCGCCTGGCCCAGTGGCTGGCCGGTGACCCGGCCGTCACGTCGGACACGTTGGCCGATGCCCTGCAGCGCCATATCGCCGAGACCGGCTGGGTGGACCGGGCGCTGGAGCACGTCGAAGCGGGCGGCGATCCGGATCCCGCACTGAAGTCGGCGTACGACAAGCTCGGCGAGCAGGTGCGCCGCAAGCGGCGCGAGATCGACGGCGACTTCGCCCGCGCACTGGCCGGCTGGACCTCCGCCGGTACCCAGCCCGGCTCGATGCTCACCGTGGAGACGTTCCTCGACCGGGTGGTGAAGCCGGTCGTGCGCAGCGGGACGGACCGCCGCGTCCTCTTGCTGGTCCTGGACGGGATGAGCGCGCCGATCGCCAGTGAGCTGGGCGAGGAACTGCGCGCTTCATGGGCCGAGTTCGATCCGCTGGACGAGGGGGCCCCGCGCCGCCGCGCCATGGCCGCGGCTCTGCCCACGCTGACGACGGTCTGCCGTACGTCCCTGTTCGCGGGAAGGCTGACGAAGGGCACCCAGGCGGAGGAGAAGAAGCTCTTCCCGGCTCACGCCTTCTGGGGCGGGGCACCGGCCGCCGTCTTCCACAAGGATGAGCTGCGTGCAGAGGGATCCGGGGACACCTTCGGCCCGGCGCTCACCGAGGCCCTCGGCGACGGGCGGACGCATGTCGCCGTCGTGCTGAACACCATCGACGACCGGCTCGCCAAGGAGCAGAAGCTCGGTGACGGGGCCTGGCGCCTCGACGAGATAGGGCGTCTGCGCGATCTGCTGCGGGTGGCCGCCGCCCAGGGCATGGCGGTGATCCTGACCAGCGACCACGGCCACGTCGTGGACCGGCGCGGTGTCAAGGTGGATGCGGCCGCCCCGGATTCGGCGCGTCACCGGGCGCCCGGTGGCGCTCTGGCCGAGGCGGAGGTGGCGCTGTCGGGCCCCCGCGTGATCTGGCCCGAAGCGGGCGGCTCGATCGTCGCGCTGTGGGACGCGGACTCGCGCTACACCGCGCTCAAAGCGGGCTATCACGGGGGCGCGTCCCTGCGTGAGTTCACCATCCCCGTGCTCGCCTTCCTCCCCTTTGGTGCGACACCGCCGGGGAGTTGGCGCGAGCTGGGCGATCAGCGGCCGGCGTGGTGGTTCCTGGACGGTCAGGAGCCCTCTCATGCAGCCCTCCCTGCCCCCGCATCGCCTGCTCCACTGGAGCGGCACAGCCGACAGAGGCCGACGAAGGCCCAGGCCGAGCTGGCCCAGACCCACGATTCCCTCTTCGATGTCGCGCTGGTTCCCGCAGGTGAGGACGAACAAGCCCTCCTCACACCGACCCTGGTGTCTCCCGACGATGCCCTCGTCGCGGCGCTCTTCACCGCGGAGGCGTTCAACGACCAGGTGGGCCTCCTCGCCCGCAAGCCACCGATGGACAAGGTCGAGAGGGCCGTTCGGGCTCTTCTCGATGCGGGTGGCACCCTTCCTGTCACCGCCGTGGCACAACGCGTCGACTATCCCGCAGCCCGGGCGGACGGTTTCGCCGCGGTCCTGCGCCAACTGCTCAACTACGACGGCGTCCAAGTGCTGGAAACCTTGCCGGACGGCCGCACCCTTCGGCTGAATTCCGCTCTTCTTCGCATGCAATTCGATCTAGGCTGA
- a CDS encoding helix-turn-helix domain-containing protein, giving the protein MPPRRVVTGRSQEPRQRFAQELRQLRTGSGASLRQLGERLGWDWSLFGKMEKGETLGGPEVVQALDQHYGTSGMLLVLWELARGDKTQFRERYRRYMTLEAEAVSLWHFAVSVLPGLLQTPGYARELLASGGFSGAELTQQVEARMGRRGLLEGEGAPPFRTILSDAVLRTALQDAGEWREQLEHLAQLAEAPTLTIQVLPEKAGLHGLSTTDVMFLRLPDGRTVAYTENGYRGELIEENATVERLQRAYDATRDLALSPAESRKFILRMLEEVPCDPST; this is encoded by the coding sequence ATGCCGCCACGGCGGGTCGTTACGGGCCGGAGCCAGGAGCCGCGGCAGCGGTTCGCGCAGGAGTTGCGGCAGCTGCGGACGGGCAGCGGGGCGAGCCTGCGGCAGCTGGGGGAGCGGCTGGGGTGGGACTGGTCGCTGTTCGGGAAGATGGAGAAGGGCGAGACCCTGGGCGGTCCGGAGGTGGTCCAGGCGCTGGACCAGCACTACGGGACGTCGGGGATGCTGTTGGTGCTGTGGGAGCTGGCGCGCGGGGACAAGACGCAGTTCAGGGAGCGGTATCGGCGGTACATGACGCTGGAGGCCGAGGCGGTGAGCCTGTGGCACTTCGCGGTGAGTGTGTTGCCGGGGTTGCTTCAGACGCCTGGGTACGCAAGGGAGTTGCTGGCTTCTGGTGGATTCAGCGGAGCAGAGCTGACGCAGCAGGTAGAAGCGCGGATGGGACGGAGGGGCCTGCTGGAAGGGGAGGGGGCGCCACCATTCCGGACCATCCTTTCCGATGCCGTGCTCAGAACGGCGCTGCAGGACGCGGGGGAGTGGCGGGAGCAGTTGGAGCACTTGGCTCAGCTGGCGGAGGCGCCGACCCTGACGATTCAAGTGCTGCCGGAGAAAGCCGGGTTGCACGGACTTTCGACCACCGATGTCATGTTCCTCCGTCTGCCTGACGGGCGTACCGTGGCTTACACAGAGAACGGCTACCGGGGCGAGCTCATCGAGGAGAACGCGACGGTGGAGCGCTTGCAACGTGCGTACGATGCGACACGTGACCTGGCGCTTTCCCCGGCCGAGTCGCGGAAGTTCATCCTGCGCATGTTGGAGGAAGTGCCGTGCGATCCATCGACCTGA
- a CDS encoding DUF397 domain-containing protein, with protein sequence MRSIDLTAATWRKSSYSNQDGGQCVEVADGFAAIVPVRDSKDLHGPVLVFPAGGWSAFVTAVKDFQLPS encoded by the coding sequence GTGCGATCCATCGACCTGACCGCCGCGACGTGGCGCAAGAGCAGCTACAGCAACCAGGACGGCGGCCAATGCGTCGAGGTCGCCGACGGCTTCGCCGCCATCGTCCCCGTGCGGGACAGCAAAGACCTGCACGGTCCGGTGCTCGTGTTTCCGGCAGGCGGTTGGTCGGCCTTCGTCACCGCCGTCAAGGACTTCCAACTGCCTAGCTGA
- the pglY gene encoding BREX-2 system ATPase PglY, whose product MAQQPPLLRDVINIKESISTSDFVLQLSEATTPEGAELALKDYVVTERLLENFDEALGLIKASLDGHTSKAAYLHGSFGSGKSHFMAVLHALLSGSPAAHHRADFDSVLTKHEWLTADGKKFLLVPYHMLGAKALEQRVLGTYVSHVKKLHPEAPTPRVYRTDSLFADIRAMRERMGDEAVIKGLATVGGAADEDDEWGESFAWTPALLDTAIAAEEIHEAGYALNLVAPSTPVELRARLVQDASTNLLPGFTQNATENEHGFISLDAGLSVIAEHAKSLGYDGLILFLDELILWLATLIHDQKFVAREAGKITNFVEGADARRSIPIVSFIARQRDLRELVGEELSGAAESSIQDTLNQASGRFDKITLEDRNLPQVAHARLLQPKDDGGTSAALINAEFEKTRKVRQEVWDTLLGSDRGADGVGADEESFRLTYPFSPAFMDTLVHVSSALQRNRTGMKLMGQLLADHRHELRLGDLIPVGDLYPLITAGGDKPFTDSLKVVFEAADKLYRTKLRPFLLATYNVSEEDIEQYTHRPESITDAALRGRVKTFVGDNRIIGTLLLSALAPSVPALADLTIRRLSALNYGSVVAPIPGREYGILKNKVDDWAGRFPEIKVTGTDTNPGVRLELSGVDVDSVIANANVNNNPGNRLALAKRLLSEELDVTHGQLVEELQFVWRGTSRAVEVIFGNMADEDELPDHDLMPREEGRWRIAIDLPFDDGEYGPREDAIRIQRLREKQQGERSRTVAWLPTHLSSQRYADFCRLVVIDKALADDQRFDSQYAGHLNADNRARAKGLLETQRESLLKNVKAAFKQAYGLAEKKPADVELGFGDHLESLREVDGLTLSFGQSLRDGIRHIAGKLLATQFPDHPDLDPENSGTVVKPADAKRVFTHLRAAAEARDGRTEVPAADRTLMKRIAGPLRLGQQKEAYFELSPYWADHFRQLAREQGVTGDLTLITLTDWTDKPAPRGLPDFLARLVVAAFAEMDDRVWVREGAPLDPAPELTQIKDRDALRSQPLPSPEDWESARQRFATVFGLPAPTLLRGRIVNQFARQIADQARGVQEASAELAERLNEHAGFLHLDQTAETGRLALARRAVELLKEVTGAAGHGAAGAKKTVEALARFDLGPMTAEQYGTSVKQARKVAEALATASWSTLDLASAEGPEGEALLDSLRNVARSDHQRTDKLEEALVRTQREVLALVKRNRAVSPPTPVAPAPGPSDVPLDTPTRDPRVPHDRPQPVSPTPAQKQRTSGARTTTASRAVAELQAELAELAAAEPGATIEITWRVVGR is encoded by the coding sequence ATGGCCCAGCAGCCGCCCCTCCTCCGCGATGTGATCAACATCAAGGAGTCGATCTCCACGTCCGACTTCGTCCTTCAGCTCTCCGAGGCCACCACCCCCGAGGGTGCCGAGCTCGCGCTCAAGGACTACGTCGTCACGGAGCGGCTGCTGGAGAACTTCGACGAGGCCCTCGGGCTCATCAAGGCCTCCCTCGACGGTCACACCTCCAAGGCCGCGTACCTCCACGGTTCCTTCGGTTCCGGTAAGTCGCACTTCATGGCCGTGCTGCACGCCCTGCTCAGCGGAAGCCCGGCCGCCCACCACCGCGCCGACTTCGACTCCGTGCTGACCAAGCACGAGTGGCTGACCGCGGACGGCAAGAAGTTTCTGCTCGTGCCGTACCACATGCTCGGGGCCAAGGCCCTGGAGCAGCGGGTCCTCGGCACCTACGTGAGCCACGTCAAGAAGCTCCACCCCGAGGCCCCGACCCCCCGCGTCTACCGCACCGACTCCCTCTTCGCGGACATCCGCGCCATGCGGGAGCGGATGGGCGACGAGGCCGTCATCAAGGGGCTCGCCACCGTCGGCGGGGCGGCGGACGAGGACGACGAGTGGGGCGAGTCCTTCGCCTGGACCCCTGCCCTCCTCGACACGGCGATCGCCGCCGAGGAGATCCACGAGGCCGGGTACGCGCTCAACCTCGTCGCCCCCTCCACCCCGGTGGAGCTGCGCGCCCGCCTGGTCCAGGACGCCAGCACCAACCTGCTGCCCGGCTTCACGCAGAACGCCACCGAGAACGAGCACGGCTTCATCTCGCTCGATGCCGGCCTGTCCGTCATCGCCGAGCACGCCAAGTCGCTCGGCTACGACGGCCTGATCCTCTTCCTCGACGAGCTGATCCTGTGGCTGGCCACCCTCATCCACGACCAGAAGTTCGTGGCCCGCGAGGCCGGCAAGATCACCAACTTCGTGGAGGGCGCCGACGCCCGCCGGTCCATTCCGATCGTGTCGTTCATCGCCCGCCAGCGCGACCTGCGCGAGCTGGTCGGCGAGGAGCTGTCCGGAGCTGCCGAGTCCTCCATCCAGGACACCCTCAACCAGGCCTCCGGCCGGTTCGACAAGATCACCCTGGAGGACCGCAACCTCCCCCAGGTCGCGCACGCCCGCCTGCTCCAGCCCAAGGACGACGGGGGGACGTCGGCCGCGCTCATCAACGCCGAGTTCGAGAAGACCCGTAAGGTCCGCCAGGAGGTGTGGGACACCCTCCTCGGTTCCGACCGCGGGGCCGACGGCGTCGGGGCCGACGAGGAGAGCTTCCGGCTCACGTACCCCTTCTCCCCGGCCTTCATGGACACCCTCGTCCACGTCTCCTCCGCGCTCCAGCGCAACCGCACCGGTATGAAGCTGATGGGCCAGCTCCTCGCCGACCATCGCCACGAGCTGCGCCTGGGCGACCTGATCCCGGTCGGTGATCTATACCCGCTGATCACCGCGGGTGGCGACAAGCCGTTCACCGACAGCCTCAAGGTCGTCTTCGAGGCCGCCGACAAGCTGTACCGGACGAAGCTCCGGCCCTTCCTCCTCGCCACGTACAACGTCTCCGAGGAGGACATCGAGCAGTACACGCACCGGCCCGAGAGCATCACCGACGCGGCTCTGCGGGGCCGGGTGAAGACCTTCGTCGGCGACAACCGCATCATCGGCACCCTCCTGCTCTCCGCGCTCGCGCCGAGCGTGCCCGCCCTCGCCGACCTGACCATCCGCAGGCTGTCCGCGCTCAACTACGGCTCGGTCGTCGCCCCGATCCCCGGCCGTGAGTACGGCATCCTGAAGAACAAGGTCGACGACTGGGCCGGCCGCTTCCCGGAGATCAAGGTAACCGGCACCGACACCAACCCGGGCGTACGTCTGGAGCTCTCCGGCGTGGACGTCGACTCCGTCATCGCCAACGCCAACGTCAACAACAACCCGGGCAACCGGCTCGCCCTCGCCAAGCGCCTACTCTCCGAGGAACTCGACGTCACCCACGGCCAGTTGGTCGAGGAGCTGCAGTTCGTCTGGCGCGGCACGAGCCGCGCCGTCGAGGTCATCTTCGGAAACATGGCGGATGAGGACGAGCTGCCCGACCACGACCTGATGCCCCGTGAGGAAGGCCGTTGGCGCATCGCCATCGACCTCCCCTTCGACGACGGCGAGTACGGACCCCGCGAGGACGCCATCCGCATCCAGCGCCTGCGGGAGAAGCAGCAGGGCGAGCGGTCGCGCACCGTCGCCTGGCTGCCCACCCACCTCTCCAGCCAGCGGTACGCGGACTTCTGCCGGCTCGTGGTCATCGACAAGGCCCTCGCCGACGACCAGCGCTTCGACAGCCAGTACGCCGGCCATCTGAACGCCGACAACCGCGCCCGCGCCAAGGGGCTCTTGGAGACCCAGCGCGAATCCCTGCTCAAGAACGTCAAGGCGGCCTTCAAGCAGGCCTACGGTCTGGCCGAGAAGAAGCCCGCGGACGTGGAGCTGGGCTTCGGCGACCACCTGGAATCACTGCGCGAGGTCGACGGGCTCACTCTCTCCTTCGGCCAGTCGCTGCGCGACGGCATCCGGCACATCGCCGGCAAGCTGCTCGCGACGCAGTTCCCGGACCACCCGGACCTCGACCCCGAGAACAGTGGGACGGTCGTCAAGCCCGCCGACGCCAAGCGGGTCTTCACGCACCTCCGGGCCGCAGCCGAGGCGCGCGACGGCCGGACCGAGGTCCCGGCCGCCGACCGGACGCTGATGAAGCGGATCGCGGGGCCGCTGCGCCTCGGGCAGCAGAAGGAGGCGTACTTCGAGCTGTCCCCGTACTGGGCGGACCACTTCCGCCAGCTCGCCCGCGAACAGGGCGTCACCGGCGACCTCACTCTCATCACGCTCACCGACTGGACCGACAAGCCCGCTCCGCGCGGACTGCCCGACTTCCTCGCGCGGCTCGTCGTGGCGGCCTTCGCCGAGATGGACGACCGCGTCTGGGTGCGCGAGGGCGCTCCCCTCGACCCGGCTCCGGAGCTCACCCAGATCAAGGACCGCGACGCCCTGCGCAGTCAGCCGCTCCCTTCCCCGGAGGACTGGGAGTCGGCCCGGCAGCGCTTCGCGACGGTCTTCGGCCTGCCGGCGCCCACCCTGCTGCGCGGACGCATCGTCAACCAGTTCGCCCGGCAGATCGCCGACCAGGCCCGCGGCGTCCAGGAGGCCTCCGCCGAACTGGCCGAGCGGCTCAACGAGCACGCCGGGTTCCTGCACCTCGACCAGACCGCGGAGACGGGCCGCCTCGCACTCGCCCGACGGGCCGTGGAGTTGCTCAAGGAGGTGACCGGCGCGGCCGGTCACGGGGCGGCCGGGGCGAAGAAGACGGTAGAGGCCCTCGCCCGTTTCGACCTCGGCCCGATGACCGCCGAGCAGTACGGGACGTCGGTCAAGCAGGCCCGGAAGGTGGCCGAAGCGCTTGCCACGGCCTCCTGGAGCACCCTGGACCTTGCCTCGGCCGAGGGCCCGGAGGGAGAGGCGCTCCTCGACTCCCTGCGCAACGTGGCCCGCAGCGATCACCAGCGGACGGACAAGCTGGAGGAGGCCCTCGTACGCACCCAGCGCGAGGTCCTGGCCCTGGTGAAGCGGAACCGGGCGGTCTCTCCCCCAACGCCGGTGGCTCCCGCCCCGGGGCCCTCCGATGTCCCGCTGGACACGCCCACCCGCGATCCCCGGGTTCCCCACGACCGGCCGCAGCCGGTCTCCCCCACCCCGGCCCAGAAGCAGCGCACCAGCGGCGCCCGCACCACGACGGCCTCGCGCGCCGTGGCCGAGCTCCAGGCCGAGCTGGCCGAGCTGGCCGCCGCCGAGCCCGGCGCCACGATCGAGATCACCTGGCGGGTCGTCGGCCGATGA